TACATTTAAAGAACTTTCCAGTCCAACAGGAATCCAGGAATCACTGAGCATTAGATTAAAGGGAATGGAACACTTACGATGGAGAAGATCATTCTGCACCATTGCCAAAGCAACACATCCAATAAGAACCTAATCTCACAACCAGAACCAGAGTAAACAAAAGCAACCCAATTCAAGCTACACGTAAACTAATAGAGATAGGGATTACAAAACTCACCTTGTCGGCCAAAGGATCCAAATAAGAACCCACTACGGAGTTTATTCCCATTTTCCTGGCGGTATATCCATCCAGCTACGAAAGAGAAGACAAAAGGTAATAAGAATTATATCATCcatttacgttttttttttcttctaattattCTGATTGATCCGAAAGAGGTAGCATCCGCTCAATACCCAGTCGGTTGCTCCTGATATAGCTAATCCCACCATTGCCGAAGAGTACCAGCCATTTGATATCATCCTGTATCAAAATCCTACCCATCATTAACAACAAGAATGTACAGCAGAAATGCTAATAAAAAAGACAACGATCAGATGAGTCAAATGGGGAAAATGTAATAAGATTCAAATTACCATCCAAGAAAAGGACCGGAAATTAACCGgcttaatgaaattaaattgggTAAATTAACGAAGCCGTGCACCcaattatcatttattttctccGAATTCAACCGATCCAACAAGTGTGGTGGGGGTGAAACTGACCCAAAATTTATTCTAAGAGGAAGTTTGGTTCTGCGAAGCAAATTCAACCGAGAATTGAAAGCTTCTACTCTGCGCAAAATAATTCCATTACCTTGAACATAAAGGGGGGTGGCGGACTGTGAAAGCTTCCATGGGGGGGAGGACAGGAAAAGAGGACCATGGAAgggaaaaattaatttagagaGAGGAGAAAGAAGCCTAGTTGAGTGATATCCGAAGGGAGAGAGAGTTTGTGATGGACAATAAGAAAGAGGAGAGTAAGGAGTCGAGATTGTACATGTGGTGGTCGTAAGGAAGGTTTTAGAACTGGGATTCTTCTTGATTATAGTTTTAAGAGATCTGAAAATCGCCATTAGTAAAGCATTGTCTTTCTGATTTAGGCCTTTGCGATGATGATGGGGGTGGCTGACTACTCCTCCGAGGGAGACGGTGGGATTCCAGTCGGTCTGTCTCTAATTAGGTTTTACAGGTTTCGCATGAAGACGACGGCGAACACGTGGACTTTCTCTTCAGACATTGCCTGGGCTTTTTCACAGGCCAATGGGCCTTTTTGCAGCCCgataattataaaactaaagaTCAACTCGGCCCAACATTCCAGGATCTGCTCTAGCCTTCATAGACCAAGAAACGTAAATAATTGTTTTGGGCCTATTAAAGCCCAACAGACTATTGTCCTAAAAGTTTGGTTAATGGCTTAAACTTTTGTGCTGATtgcataaatgaaaaaagaaaagaaacccCAAAATGATAGCATATACACcacaagaataaaataattcaaccCATCATTTAGTATGTTGgtttatgattttttcaaatgaaagttatCAATTGCTATCACTAATAGTTACTGTACGAGATCTATTGACTAATTTTACTAATAATTGCTATTAGTGATATTTAATAGCTACGATCGATGATAAATGATAGtcttcaatttgagaaatataaagaaaataaaattgatctACAGTGAAGCTTTACGTCCCTAACCTTATCCTTAATTAGCGACAACTACTACCACAAACACGACTTAGTTTCAACTTAATATTTGctatgtttataaataattttaaattgtgttatatttttagaatctCTTTTATAAGGATTCTATTTACTataatttctctaaatttctttaacGCTTTATTTGGATAAGTGTGGGTTTTTTTATCGTCCATTTTGTAACTTATCTATTTAACTATATTCCAATGGACaaaagatattattttatagagcaaaaaattaaagtttgtgTTTGTGAATGACATGGGCACAAAGAACATAGTGCTAATTTTGTATCCTATAACCTTTTCTACATACAAACATGAACGaaataattattacttttactATCTACATGACATTGCTAGTATACATATGTATCGATGGCAGAATGATACCAACATCTATTTTACTAAACTTCTTTTGGTGCAGAAGAATTGTTATTCATAATTTCACCATTCTAGCTATGGATATGATTTCCACTTTGCCTACTTGATCATgatttattgtaattatatcGAATCATAACTCAAGATTTCTATGAAGCCAAGTTATATGATGACCATTAAACACATAAAACAAACTAATCTCTCTGtttcaataaattacaatcaaaataaaaagctTATTGGTTGATTCAAGCTACAAATATTAGtcgaagaaagaagaagaaaaagattaatgATAGTTACAAGAACAATCTTTTATAGAATATTGTCTAATTTGAATCAAATCAGCAACATAAttcttatttccttttcagtCAAAACATTGCAAACCTCGAAATGAAGCACAAAAACAGAGCAAAAGGAAAGCAATtcaacataaaagaaaaagaaaaagaaaagaagactCTTTTGAATTGAAGCAagaaatcaaaaatcaaatgggAAAGTCATCTTTGAGAATCCTGTAACCAAAACCAGGAATCCCATTAAAGCGATTGCTTTTTGAGAATTCAACAGCAGAGGAAATGTTAGGGAGAACCCCATTGTtgccttttctcttcttccacTTCCAAGTCAATGACAAAAGCCAAAAGCTTCCTCTAGAATCACTTCTCCTCAAAGCATTTCCACTGATAGTGTGAGAAATTCCATGGCGTTCGAGCTCAAGTTTGGTAAAGTACTCAATCTCCTTCATCACCAGCGACCCCACAGTACCTCGTGTGCCAATTGCAAGTGGAGCAACAGCACCACCCATTTTCTCACTGAAGCTTCTGCTTCTGCTCATTCCTTTATACATTTTACTCCAAAttgaagtgaaaaaaaaaggccCTTTCCTCGAGGACTTTTGTGGGTTGCTTCGAGTTTATGCCACCTCCtttgtttgatgaaatttttaactttacaTAAAGTTGACAGTATGAAGTTACTGCGTGATTGGTGGATTTTGGGAGCCAAATGGACATCATATTCTACTTGTTATTTGATGTGAAGGCATGTTTTTCCATTATAATGTCTTTCTCTAAGAACCCTTTTGACTTGTTTCGCCATGATTGTTAGCATAGCCAGGCTCACAAGGCTTTGCTCtgcgtttttctttttctttcttttataattacaaaCCATATGACCAAACAGAAGCCTGCCCATTTTTATCTTGCTTTTTGCTCCGTGGTTATCATTTGAGTATTTGTGGAGTATTCATGTGAATCCCCACTCCATATTTGGCATTTGAGTATTTGTGGAGTATTCATGTGAATCCCCACTCCATATTTGGCTTACAACTCATTTTATGTAAATGTAAAAATGTAATGGCAGAAAGGTCAATCTGaatcttgattttaaaaaatccagAACTTCAAAATGCTTAAAACGTCAATTCAAACCGACCCTTAATTGACTTTGACGAGCTTAACTCAGCATTTTGAATTGGAATGGTTGGAgcaatttgataaaataaaataccgGACATTCATTGCTGTTTGGTTTTGATGGATTTAGgctattttaatcaatttgataTAGTTTTTGGTTGATTTGGCAGTTGCCTTCATCAATTCCAGTCGATTTGAAGCTTGATTTGTCTTCGGCTCTGGGAATTGGGTAAGATATCTGTGTCAAATTGCATGAGAACCAAATtgtatctatatctatatctaACTTAACAAGTGTCCAGAAGAGTAAAGACTACAGGTTTATAGAACAGAGAAGATCAATGAAGTAGAAGCCTTTTCAATTGATCAGATTTCCATTCATCATCAAGGAATGCTGAACATGAAAAGTTTGTGCTTTATCTCCCGCTGTCCGCTGTATGACTTCAGAAATTTATATGTAATTTGTCGTCCAAGGACTAGGAGGAAGCTACTGGGAGATGCAATACAGAACCCTGCAGAAAAAGAACAAGTTCAAGGAGTATCAAAACCAAGAAATCAGAATGTGATcctcaaattttgaaatgcaTCGATAAGTTGAGTACCGTGAGAAATTGATGCCGTGCATATCAAATGCACTTAAGATCATAGAGCCAGGTTTGTTACAAAAGAATCAAACACCTGGTTCAGAATCTTCTTTATTTCATTGTCtgcaaatataaattcaatagCGTCTCTTGCCAACTGAAACATTTCCTTTTTCCCAAGACCTGTTAGGGAAAAACAGGCGTCTCAGACCATTATCTTTCAATCTAATGTTTACTGTATTACAATAAAGCTCTGAATTACCAAAAGCAGAGGCTGCCAAACTGTATTCTTTTGAAACACTTGTTGAGAAAACACCAGAATCATCAGTGCAGATAACTAAAGGATGGTTTGCTTTGTACAAGTCATCTGCATTGCCAATCACAGGTTGTTATAATGGTGATTCTAACTTTTGATCACAGAAAATAAGTAGATATGCTGCAATCATAAATAATTGCATCGAGGTTCTACTTTAAATgcaaagaataaattaaaaggttacttttaatttctttaatgaaccatttcatgacattttataaatgaaactaACCAAAGTGATGAACATCTAGTGAAGAGATTGAATTGGTCCGGATGTTGGATGTCAAGCAAATTTCAACCTGAAAGGAGAGAAATTCACATATTAAAGGTCATGAAACAATTCAAAATGTGTGCATGCAAATGTAAGTAAATAGCCCTGCGCTGAATACAAGTAGGAAGGAAAAGAATTAAATGTTCCATTttgacaaaaagaagaaaaaagaaaagggatgGTTTTTCTTGCAGGTTGGTGTACGATAAGTTTCCAGAGTTTAATGGTAGGAGAGGAAGAAgacttttaaagaaaagtttaaagacATTGGCATCTTCTCTCTGCCCCCTTCCACTTGATTTCTTTTGGCTAGAACTGATTCTATTATCTCTCTAAAAACTTGAAATGTgattgagttttcaaaattgtaaaatatttccagaactcaaatatttttacaagaAATGGTCAATAATCTTTAGCAGGACTTAAGGTTGCCAAAGAAAAATTCACTCTCAAACAGATGTGTTATCAAGAAGAGAACGATCATTGCAGAAAAGATATACTCAACTACTGACCGGAATGTTCAAATGTTTCAGCTTTTCCCAGTTGTCTCCTTCAAAGAAACAAGCATGGCCAATCCTCTGAGGCCAAAAGTCTAGCATGGCTTGTATCTCCTTCGGATTAGGTACCTACAAGCACTAACTTCCAGGAATAAAGATTAAACTGGTCAGGGCATTTCAAGTCCCTGCTAGCATGGATAGATGGAAAACCAGTGTACCTCGCCACAGTGGAGTGTTATGGCAAgaccattttcttttgcaaattGAAGAGCCGGCCAAAAGGTAGTCCTGCGCCATGTTTCAAGAATTGTTAGATTTTATTACAACTTATACAAAAAGATTTTGCAAAAAATAGCCTTCGGAACATACCATTCACCCACAATTGGATTTCCTGAAAGATCAATACCAACTACTCCCACATCTTTCAGTTCCAGTGCAAGTTTCACCTGCAATGAGCAGTGCAAGAAAAATGTGAACATGCCATCCATTATCAATGGTGCAAATTTGAGGTTGAGTTTGCGTCCCTAACATACAGTTTCCATGGCATCTTCAGTGGTCTCTCGTCGGTCAATGCTCAGAAGAAGTCTaacatatattctttttcttggaATTACATTACAAGTATTGTCTATAGACATAGAATTCAACGGACTTTGGGCATCAACATCATGTGGCATGAAAGCAACATCAACACTGTTTATACTTTTCAGACCATCCACAACAGCTTCCATGTACGATCGTTTGCTCATTCCAATTGACTTATTTTTCTGTTCAAAATGGAAATCCATCATTTCTACTCCATGCTAGTTGATCTATAACCTCCACAACTAAAACTAACCCAACTACAGTTTGGAATTGAAAGCAACTGATTGAATACCTTTGGAGTTGTTCTTAATTCAATGTAAACAACATTCTCAGAAGCAAAATCTTCAATAACCTGATTAAAAGTAGAATTGTATAGAGAGTTAAACAATACACCTACACTTgatgaaaaaatgtttaaagaaaTGCTGTCATACTTCTCTAGTGATTCTTGAAATAGTTGTATGGTCCGTGGTAACCATGTGGATAAGGTCAAACAACTTGAACACTTCAACAAGAGACCGATCGCCTGAATGAAGAGATACATAAGAACCCCATCCCTCAAGCTAAAATCGTGAACTCCATTCGataaccatttggttttttagaGTTAGATTCtgttttctcaatttctttaaagatggttttcattttactaaataaacattttgaattcGAAGCCAatttccaaattccaaaaccatattaaaaaactccttctttttttttttttttttttttttttggtttcaaaaCTTGAGTAGAATTTTCAGTAAATCCTTTAAAAAGTTGACAACCAAACAAAGAAACCTATGAGTAGGAGCCGTGATAAgcttaaatttgaaatctcaAAAACCGAAAACCAAATAACTATCCAATAGAGCcctatataaaactataaaaacttGAGTTTAAACGTGAGCATCCAAACAGCAGAGTATTTTTGTAGAACAACATGCCATTTGAAACTTACTAACATTGCATAAGATAAATCTAAAAGTCTTGAATAAGAAAGTTAATTGGTCCCATTTTCTTGTACATTCCTAAAACAACTAAAACACAGAAGAACCCacgaaggaaaaaagaaatggcgTACTTTTGAGGATGACATGCTCGAAGtcagaaaaaactaaaacaccCTTCTCACCCAAGTCTTTGGCAAGCTCCCTGTAAGAAACAGAACATCTCAGAAGCAAAGAAGCGAAAAAGAAAACGTAGCACAAATAAAGTCGGAAGTATAGAGTGGAGAGAAAACGGATATAGTAGAGGGGAAAAAAGAGGTTACAGAAGCGTAGAATCTCTGATTGAGCCATTGAGGTGGGCATGAAGCTCTACTTTAGGCATCGATTCGCACCATTCCATCTCTGCTTGGGTGTGTTTCTGTGAGTGTTTCTACAGGTGAGCGGGTtgctgaagaagaagattctTACCCAACACCATTGACTCTCTCTCTTTGCTAACTGCTACTGCTATCTCTCCTATCATTCTGGGTTGACCATATTTGGGCCGGGCTACATCTTCTTGACACTTCTATATGTGGGCCTCGGGATAAAGCCCAATATGGACAACTGGCCCACTTTTTAATTCATTACATAAcactatatattattacttcattcatttattttccattCTCTCTTGAACTCCCTGCTGtaattctttattaatttgttttagcTTTTGAGAGGATGTCAAAACTGCTCAAAACACAAACATATGTTTGATATCCTCTAGGGCATCACACTTCACCTTGAGTATAAGATTTGTTATTGATCAATCTAAGACCTAATAGATTTCAACTCCCACTAACAggacataagaaaaaaagttaacgTCCCAACTCTTTTAAGTAAACTTGCATCTTCCCAATATCACTCTGCCGTTGCAAACAATTTCTACACCACCTTACTAATATCCAACAATTTACTCGTTCTATTGTAAAAGGACTCATCAAtccaaaaaatacaaagactAAATAGATGTACAgagtttctaaaattttgaacaacTCTAAAAGTTTTAAACCATATTTATTATTCGTATTGAATTTGGGGTGAGGATTTTTTTGGCCGAAGATGAGTTATGTTTGTGTTCACAACCACAAacgtgtttttatttttccactTTGTAACAATAATATTGGAGAAAATTTCCCACCCCATgttcttcaaataattatagggAAAATGCAAAGAGGGGACAAGAAATATTGGAGAAACTTAATGGTCTCAACTAACCCAAAGCAATATAGATGTGGAAAAGGTCGAAGTTACGCTACTGTGTACATCCTTCACTGCTACACGTTTGGCCCATATTACTACAATTAAATGCcctcatttattttcttataaaccaATTCTctagttaaaaataaataaaacaaaaaggacaccacattaaaataaatatatttttcttctactgTACATGTtggaaaattatatttattttaatgaagcTCTTATAACAGTTAATGTGGATCTAAACTCATTTGGCAGCATTAATAAACTATTGTTAACATATTATTATGACTATTCAATGAACAATATAAATATGCAGCATCATTAGCTACtggttcttttttctttttcttttttttcttaattggaAGTTAAACACTGAGAAGTAATAAAATAGCTAGGCTACAATCTATCTGTATGGAGGAAGAAGAGTTTGGTAAACAACATGGTGGGCATTTCTTTAGCCTTGGGTGTGAATTGAATGATAAAGCTGCGAGGCCACCTATAATAATGGTACACAATTTAAAGCTCATAAGAAACAGAACCAATAAAGTCGGACCCAAAGTGATTATCAtccaaaaatcaatttattaatatgtAATTATACATTTTGTTGGTGTGAGAAATTGAGACAAACCTTAAAAGCGTTGTTATGGTCCACTCCTATGGTCCGGACATGTTACTACAGCTAACCTACCAGAGTATTTTGTAACTGTGTCGTATAGAATTTAGTATAATTTGATGTTTAAGTTGGTACTCAAGGGTTTTacttaggtaaaaaaaaaaaagaattgctGTCGTATAAACGCGGTTGGTGTAAAGCTATTTATTGAGTGTGGCCATCGAATTTGTGGAGGGCAGCAAAGGAGCTTGACTtgataactttttcttttggtgagGTTTATCATGTGTTTGTCTAGTCGACCTGGAGTTCAAAAGTTCGCCACATGAGCTTTTAGGCATATTTTAAGACCTAAGGTTCTAGTGAGGTTTGAATATTGCCACAGTTTTCATATACTATTTtcatactttaaattttattttaaatattaaagaaaagtgaGAATGTCATCACTCTCAACCAAGGctttagattataataataaatatgattgCACAACTTGTATCACTCACAAAAATTTATAACCTCCATGGTCATTGTACTAATAAACTCAAACAAATACATGAGcagataaattaataaaaacagtGAAAGAAATTTccacaataaagaaaaaatgagaaagtaaTTAAGATGTACCAAACACACAACTAGATAGATAATGTCCACAAAGGGACTATTAAGCTACTAAGTATGCTCATAACTACCGAAAAATCCTTAAAATAGTAATGGAAAGTTATTTCCTTAATGGTAATAAAGTGgatatcaaattcaaatttagagtttaatttaatgaaaattacaaCATACACACAaagtccaaaaagaaaaaaaaaaaaaaaagctttattAGGCAAGGACACGTACGAAAGATTTATGCAGTTTAGGGGaaatacaaaatagaaatcaaCGAGTAACAACTCCATTTAATAGTATAcatatagattaaaaatattg
This DNA window, taken from Cucumis sativus cultivar 9930 chromosome 6, Cucumber_9930_V3, whole genome shotgun sequence, encodes the following:
- the LOC101217556 gene encoding cardiolipin synthase (CMP-forming), mitochondrial isoform X1; the encoded protein is MAIFRSLKTIIKKNPSSKTFLTTTTCTISTPYSPLSYCPSQTLSPFGYHSTRLLSPLSKLIFPFHGPLFLSSPPWKLSQSATPLYVQGNGIILRRVEAFNSRLNLLRRTKLPLRINFGSVSPPPHLLDRLNSEKINDNWVHGFVNLPNLISLSRLISGPFLGWMISNGWYSSAMVGLAISGATDWLDGYTARKMGINSVVGSYLDPLADKVLIGCVALAMVQNDLLHPGLVALVVGRDVLLVSGAVYQRANSLGWKWRSWDDFFNLDGTSPQKVEPLFISKVNTVFQLVLVAGALLQPEFGTQETELYVTLLSWLVVSTTVASTAAYGAQFMKKSSGLIARKV
- the LOC105436036 gene encoding uncharacterized protein LOC105436036 — its product is MYKGMSRSRSFSEKMGGAVAPLAIGTRGTVGSLVMKEIEYFTKLELERHGISHTISGNALRRSDSRGSFWLLSLTWKWKKRKGNNGVLPNISSAVEFSKSNRFNGIPGFGYRILKDDFPI
- the LOC101217089 gene encoding N6-mAMP deaminase, with the translated sequence MEWCESMPKVELHAHLNGSIRDSTLLELAKDLGEKGVLVFSDFEHVILKSDRSLVEVFKLFDLIHMVTTDHTTISRITREVIEDFASENVVYIELRTTPKKNKSIGMSKRSYMEAVVDGLKSINSVDVAFMPHDVDAQSPLNSMSIDNTCNVIPRKRIYVRLLLSIDRRETTEDAMETVKLALELKDVGVVGIDLSGNPIVGEWTTFWPALQFAKENGLAITLHCGEVPNPKEIQAMLDFWPQRIGHACFFEGDNWEKLKHLNIPVEICLTSNIRTNSISSLDVHHFDDLYKANHPLVICTDDSGVFSTSVSKEYSLAASAFGLGKKEMFQLARDAIEFIFADNEIKKILNQVFDSFVTNLAL